In Nitrospira sp., one DNA window encodes the following:
- a CDS encoding autotransporter outer membrane beta-barrel domain-containing protein: protein MSTGKKALLGLFLIAMVSPSEASAQVLNQQVDALLANNCAGLGTGGFPTPNLTGLGPDLAALCDVPQTTGVVSTGGGAASVQGAPASILNRTLFGRFEDLKQEGKDGTGRPTAMLFNPLGLMSLGTLRDVSIASPFYAATNANAGSPLSFMTGSPGRWNGLGLFASGLAESLNRDVTTFQDGFKSRILGFSAGLDYRFSKKLVSGLVGSFSNTDGDFQGGGTFNTNSYGVLGFVQLIPTDRTFIQGTAGYTRNDYSIDRLATAQVSSVAVGADRFVNSIAASDSNSNVLNLGALAGYDHPIGRFVVGPRVGVNYSQTHIGAYAETGGGGIGLQYNDQLIHSLQSTVGIQGSTIYSVPFGVLVHQVNADYFHEFANSQRLIDVQFTEDLRATPTRFAFQNDVPVRNYGYVGTGLVAVLRNGWQPFVNFRAMVGNGQFDNYIGTFGVRIEL from the coding sequence TTGTCGACCGGCAAGAAGGCGTTGCTCGGGCTCTTTCTGATCGCGATGGTTTCCCCGTCAGAGGCATCCGCGCAGGTCCTCAATCAACAAGTCGATGCCCTGCTCGCCAACAACTGTGCCGGCCTCGGTACGGGAGGATTTCCCACACCCAATCTGACGGGGCTTGGTCCAGACCTGGCAGCCCTCTGCGATGTACCGCAGACAACTGGCGTCGTTTCGACGGGTGGTGGTGCGGCATCAGTCCAAGGGGCTCCCGCTTCGATCTTGAACCGGACGTTGTTTGGCCGGTTTGAGGATTTGAAACAGGAAGGGAAGGACGGCACCGGCCGACCAACCGCCATGTTGTTCAATCCATTGGGCCTGATGTCGCTCGGCACCCTGCGCGACGTCAGCATCGCCTCCCCGTTCTATGCGGCCACGAACGCGAATGCAGGGTCGCCGCTAAGCTTCATGACCGGCAGTCCTGGCCGATGGAATGGGCTTGGCCTGTTTGCCTCGGGACTGGCCGAGTCACTGAATCGGGATGTCACCACCTTTCAAGACGGATTCAAATCTCGGATCCTGGGTTTCTCCGCCGGACTGGATTACCGGTTCAGCAAGAAGCTTGTGAGCGGGCTCGTCGGGAGTTTTTCCAATACCGATGGAGACTTCCAAGGGGGCGGGACGTTCAACACGAATTCTTACGGGGTCTTGGGATTCGTCCAACTGATCCCCACCGACCGGACATTCATTCAAGGTACAGCCGGCTACACCCGCAACGATTATTCGATAGATCGACTGGCGACCGCGCAAGTGAGCTCCGTGGCTGTCGGCGCCGATCGCTTCGTCAACTCCATCGCAGCGAGTGATTCCAACAGCAACGTCCTGAACCTCGGTGCGCTGGCGGGATATGACCATCCGATCGGCCGATTTGTCGTTGGCCCGCGAGTCGGCGTCAACTACAGCCAGACCCATATCGGCGCCTATGCCGAAACCGGCGGGGGCGGAATCGGCCTCCAGTACAACGACCAGCTGATCCACTCATTGCAGAGCACCGTGGGCATTCAAGGATCGACAATTTATTCCGTACCGTTCGGCGTTCTCGTTCACCAAGTCAACGCCGACTACTTTCATGAATTCGCCAATTCCCAACGGTTGATCGACGTGCAATTCACGGAAGATCTTCGCGCCACGCCGACCAGATTCGCGTTTCAGAACGACGTGCCCGTTCGCAACTACGGCTATGTGGGAACCGGACTGGTCGCCGTGCTGCGCAATGGCTGGCAGCCGTTTGTCAATTTCCGGGCCATGGTGGGTAACGGCCAGTTCGACAACTACATCGGCACGTTTGGGGTGCGGATCGAACTGTAA
- a CDS encoding PLAT/LH2 domain-containing protein: MPALDQLRMGEELGGWDDQSGRAAQYQDAGSDYRTYKPSVSNTPEGGLLVSTKIDHIRGGDWVGLGQDDHCLLTVKFDSEGEIVDASATMKFADIPRFDPVLVEKAVVAAGQAKYAAAAKVAAEVANSLAKFITNITDHGGRLNFPAVVQRNINIMWKCVAEDPAKLTPYEIRVVTGQLEGAGTDATVYIILFGEYGNSGQFELDNPSNNFERGKTDTFVSPPVSRPDMKDLGDLQKVRVSHDSGGESPEWYLDTVTVQNQTTGQSWLFPCHRWLNSVQGTSVELLPDTKLTTYEITVVTGDVEGAGTNAGVYIRVSGSKGASEYELDNPRDNFQRGQTDRFEWKTRDLGELKVLHIRHDNKGDTPGWFLDRILVRNQTTNQTWLFPCGQWLAVDSPDGRTDRHLMAEPQPAKLNDGLLIKGSGAAVYLIEAGERRWIPDPQTFNCRELDWNAIQTITDADLNSIPRGQDFPSRADGTLLKGAGPAVFLMQSCERRWITSQEVFNRLGLNWGAVQTVSDRDLDAIRRGPDLS; encoded by the coding sequence ATGCCGGCACTCGATCAACTTCGAATGGGTGAAGAGCTCGGAGGGTGGGACGATCAGAGCGGTAGGGCTGCTCAGTACCAAGACGCCGGGAGTGACTATCGTACTTACAAACCGTCGGTGAGTAACACGCCGGAAGGAGGACTGCTTGTCTCGACGAAAATCGACCATATCCGCGGGGGTGATTGGGTGGGCTTGGGCCAGGATGACCATTGTCTACTAACGGTGAAATTTGATAGCGAAGGGGAAATCGTAGACGCATCGGCTACGATGAAGTTCGCGGACATACCCCGGTTCGACCCTGTCTTAGTGGAAAAAGCCGTAGTAGCCGCCGGCCAAGCGAAGTATGCAGCAGCTGCTAAAGTAGCCGCCGAGGTTGCCAATAGCCTTGCCAAGTTCATCACGAACATCACGGATCATGGAGGACGCCTGAACTTTCCAGCCGTGGTCCAACGCAATATTAACATTATGTGGAAGTGTGTGGCGGAGGATCCGGCGAAGCTTACCCCTTATGAAATCAGAGTTGTCACAGGTCAATTGGAAGGCGCTGGGACTGATGCCACTGTGTATATCATTCTCTTCGGAGAATACGGGAACAGTGGACAGTTTGAGCTTGACAATCCCTCCAACAATTTTGAGCGAGGCAAAACCGATACGTTTGTTTCACCTCCGGTTTCGCGCCCTGACATGAAGGACTTAGGTGATTTGCAGAAGGTTAGAGTTTCACACGACAGTGGGGGGGAAAGCCCCGAGTGGTATCTTGATACCGTTACCGTGCAGAATCAAACAACAGGTCAATCATGGCTCTTCCCATGCCACCGTTGGCTAAATTCGGTTCAGGGTACTAGCGTGGAACTACTTCCGGACACGAAGCTAACCACCTATGAGATTACGGTTGTAACTGGTGATGTTGAAGGTGCCGGAACCAATGCTGGTGTCTACATAAGGGTCTCTGGATCGAAGGGGGCTAGCGAGTATGAGCTCGATAATCCCCGCGACAACTTTCAACGAGGCCAGACTGATCGATTTGAGTGGAAAACAAGGGACCTTGGCGAGCTGAAGGTACTGCACATCCGTCACGATAATAAGGGAGACACCCCTGGATGGTTTCTCGACCGAATTCTTGTCCGTAACCAAACCACTAACCAAACATGGCTCTTTCCATGTGGACAATGGCTTGCGGTTGACTCACCCGACGGTCGAACCGACCGACACCTCATGGCCGAACCACAGCCAGCCAAGCTTAACGACGGCCTTCTCATCAAAGGGAGTGGCGCCGCAGTCTATCTGATTGAAGCTGGAGAGCGTAGGTGGATTCCTGATCCCCAAACTTTTAATTGCAGAGAATTGGATTGGAATGCCATTCAAACGATCACGGATGCCGACTTGAATTCGATTCCACGAGGGCAGGACTTTCCTTCAAGGGCGGACGGGACCTTGTTGAAGGGGGCCGGACCAGCCGTCTTTTTAATGCAGAGCTGTGAACGAAGATGGATTACGAGCCAGGAGGTGTTTAATCGTCTCGGCCTAAACTGGGGTGCCGTTCAAACAGTTTCGGATCGAGACTTGGATGCGATTCGGCGAGGTCCGGACCTGTCATGA
- a CDS encoding caspase family protein translates to METTWKNIPSSCHKAATLMVVLSACASDPPSADTVKAINAPGGPESYEIVDCLLPGQIRQLGTQVIYVTERRPVRTTAEDCAIRGGEYVARDRADYGTSLKIWLNEAQKGSAEAQYYVGTLYERGAGGQPDYQRAADWYRKAAEQGEKRAAVSLGRLYEQGLGVPKDPEQAFTWFAKASGLDDASLSLLTNQHLPNAQASTRIRELEQALATKNQEVIRQNSQLQELQRFAETDRRKSQDADRRYQAARAELDQLHGRPDQSEAIAKADAKVKQFQEEMDRAKRELDARNTDIVQLQQKIASLETNSIDLGFDGPTLEIIDPPLAKTRSKEELAILINTGSQRSVTGRVLAPAGLRSLMVNGEKKKVNEDGVFTATFGALQSAGDEWVLQVLAVDTQNKRASLKLVLKATGTIRPDPQVPRQDLSAFGHYHALAIGNNDYKHWKKLENGISDATAVAKTLTERYGFHVTIIKDSTRSDIMNALNEYRKTLTENDNLLIYYAGHGHLEQDIDRGYWIPVNAEIDNNSEWVNLSDVIDLLQLISAKQVMVVADSCFSGKLTRSSLAQLKPGLTAQARLDILKKLAKRRVRTAMTSGGVNPVLDAGGSGHSVFAEAFLGVLEENDAVLEAERLFLAIRSRVVSTSQQMHTEQVPTYDPIHMAGHESIGDFIFVPQAL, encoded by the coding sequence ATGGAAACCACGTGGAAAAATATTCCTTCCTCGTGCCACAAAGCGGCAACTCTCATGGTCGTGCTCTCGGCCTGTGCCTCCGATCCGCCGTCAGCCGATACGGTGAAGGCGATCAATGCACCGGGCGGACCGGAATCCTACGAGATTGTTGATTGTCTGTTACCAGGGCAAATCCGCCAGCTCGGTACACAGGTGATCTACGTCACTGAGCGGCGCCCTGTTCGCACAACCGCGGAAGATTGTGCCATCCGTGGGGGCGAATACGTCGCGAGAGATCGGGCAGACTATGGGACATCTCTAAAAATCTGGCTGAATGAGGCTCAAAAAGGGTCTGCAGAAGCTCAGTATTATGTCGGAACGCTGTACGAAAGGGGTGCAGGCGGACAACCTGATTATCAGCGAGCGGCGGACTGGTACCGCAAGGCCGCTGAGCAGGGGGAAAAACGAGCGGCAGTTAGCCTTGGCCGGCTGTACGAACAGGGCTTGGGTGTGCCGAAAGATCCGGAGCAAGCCTTCACGTGGTTCGCGAAAGCGTCCGGTTTGGACGACGCCTCGCTATCCCTCCTCACCAACCAACATCTCCCCAACGCCCAAGCCTCGACACGCATCCGCGAACTGGAGCAGGCGCTCGCTACGAAAAATCAGGAAGTTATCCGGCAAAACAGTCAACTTCAGGAATTACAACGATTCGCAGAAACCGATCGGCGAAAGAGCCAGGATGCCGATCGACGGTACCAAGCGGCGCGCGCAGAGCTGGACCAACTTCACGGGAGACCTGACCAGTCCGAAGCCATCGCCAAAGCCGATGCCAAGGTCAAGCAGTTCCAGGAGGAAATGGACCGAGCAAAGAGAGAACTCGACGCCAGGAATACAGACATCGTGCAACTTCAGCAGAAGATTGCCTCACTCGAAACCAACTCCATTGATCTTGGCTTTGATGGGCCCACGTTGGAGATTATCGACCCGCCACTCGCCAAGACCCGTAGCAAAGAGGAGCTGGCGATTCTCATCAACACCGGTTCCCAGCGTTCAGTCACAGGTCGCGTGCTGGCACCAGCCGGACTCCGGTCGCTGATGGTGAATGGAGAGAAGAAGAAGGTTAACGAAGACGGGGTGTTCACGGCGACCTTCGGAGCCCTTCAATCAGCCGGCGATGAATGGGTCCTCCAGGTTCTCGCCGTGGATACTCAAAACAAGCGTGCCTCACTGAAACTCGTCCTCAAAGCCACAGGTACGATACGGCCCGATCCCCAGGTGCCCAGGCAGGATCTGTCAGCATTCGGGCACTACCATGCCCTTGCCATTGGGAATAACGATTACAAGCACTGGAAGAAGTTGGAGAATGGAATTTCTGATGCCACTGCCGTCGCCAAGACGTTGACAGAGCGCTATGGTTTCCACGTCACGATCATCAAAGACTCGACACGCTCAGATATCATGAATGCGCTCAATGAGTACCGGAAAACCCTCACCGAAAACGACAATCTGCTGATTTATTACGCCGGCCACGGACATCTTGAACAAGACATCGATCGAGGGTACTGGATTCCCGTTAATGCCGAGATCGACAACAATTCCGAATGGGTGAATCTCTCCGACGTAATCGACCTTCTACAACTTATCTCTGCAAAACAGGTGATGGTGGTGGCGGATTCCTGCTTTAGCGGAAAATTGACGAGGAGTTCATTGGCGCAGTTAAAACCGGGCTTGACTGCCCAGGCACGATTAGACATCTTGAAAAAGCTTGCGAAACGGCGGGTGCGTACTGCTATGACCTCGGGTGGAGTCAACCCGGTCCTGGATGCGGGGGGCAGCGGACATTCGGTTTTTGCCGAGGCCTTTCTTGGAGTGCTGGAGGAGAACGACGCCGTTCTGGAGGCCGAACGATTGTTTTTGGCCATCCGCTCCCGCGTTGTCAGCACGTCACAACAAATGCACACGGAGCAAGTTCCCACGTACGATCCTATCCACATGGCTGGGCACGAAAGTATCGGTGATTTTATCTTCGTCCCGCAGGCACTCTGA
- a CDS encoding autotransporter outer membrane beta-barrel domain-containing protein encodes MKNTLSIGKNGCLVLLLIAILPSKAPAQVLNDKVNSLLDAKCAGLGLPLDGNGNPITTELGRNLAKICDNQVGASEGAITGGGGAASFQGSAASILNRLLLQRLDETDEEEGQTQTRSSSMRLNPFGSLLSGSAGTSSLSSPFYAATTADGGSAATFTSSSQRRWNGLGLFASGLVESLNRDITTFQDGFKSTIFGFSGGADYRFSRKLVAGLAFSYSNSDGNFSSGGNFSTNSYGGLLFASYLPTDRTFMQVSGGYTRNNYLISRLATARIGTDPCSPTSMNCVAGDASSNSNGNLLTLGLLTGYDHPIGRFTIGPRAGVTYSNTHIGGYTENGSTGIELKYNDQWINSLQSVLGVQGSAAFSTSFAVLVPQFNADYIHEFANNQRFINVQFAQDLRGTMGFPGAPTKFTFQTDVPVRNYFNLGTGLVMVLPNGWQLFGNFRAMVGNEQFNNYAGTFGLRRAL; translated from the coding sequence ATGAAGAACACCTTGTCGATTGGCAAGAATGGGTGTCTCGTACTTCTCCTGATCGCGATTCTTCCATCCAAAGCACCGGCACAGGTCCTCAACGACAAGGTCAATTCTCTGCTCGATGCGAAATGCGCCGGTCTTGGTCTTCCCTTGGATGGGAATGGGAATCCGATTACGACTGAGCTCGGGAGAAACCTGGCAAAGATCTGCGACAATCAAGTCGGCGCGTCCGAGGGCGCTATTACAGGCGGCGGTGGAGCTGCTTCTTTCCAGGGCTCTGCTGCATCGATTTTGAACAGATTGCTGCTCCAACGGTTGGATGAGACTGACGAAGAGGAAGGCCAAACACAGACACGATCCTCCTCCATGAGGCTCAACCCCTTTGGCTCGCTATTGTCCGGATCTGCAGGCACCTCATCCCTGTCATCTCCGTTTTATGCTGCCACGACAGCCGACGGTGGGTCAGCTGCGACATTCACCAGTAGCAGCCAGAGGCGTTGGAATGGGTTAGGATTGTTTGCCAGCGGCCTGGTCGAATCCCTCAACCGTGACATTACGACCTTTCAGGATGGGTTTAAATCCACAATCTTTGGCTTCTCAGGCGGAGCAGACTATCGGTTCAGCAGAAAACTCGTTGCCGGGCTGGCCTTCAGCTATTCCAACAGCGATGGAAACTTCAGCAGCGGCGGTAATTTCAGCACGAATTCCTATGGGGGCCTCTTGTTCGCCTCCTATCTGCCGACGGACCGGACGTTCATGCAGGTGAGCGGTGGTTATACACGAAATAATTATCTGATCTCTCGACTGGCCACGGCCAGAATCGGCACGGACCCATGTAGCCCTACAAGCATGAATTGTGTCGCTGGCGATGCGTCAAGCAACTCCAATGGCAACCTCCTCACCCTCGGACTCTTGACTGGGTACGACCATCCGATTGGCCGATTCACCATTGGTCCACGCGCGGGGGTGACCTACAGCAATACCCACATTGGCGGCTACACCGAAAACGGCAGCACAGGAATCGAACTCAAGTACAACGATCAATGGATCAACTCTCTGCAGAGTGTCCTCGGGGTCCAGGGATCAGCTGCTTTCAGTACCAGTTTCGCTGTTCTGGTTCCACAGTTTAATGCGGACTACATCCATGAGTTTGCCAACAACCAGCGCTTCATTAATGTTCAATTCGCGCAGGACTTGCGAGGGACTATGGGCTTTCCCGGGGCTCCGACCAAGTTCACATTCCAAACCGATGTGCCCGTTCGAAACTATTTTAATCTCGGCACCGGCCTCGTCATGGTCTTGCCGAATGGGTGGCAATTGTTCGGAAATTTCCGAGCGATGGTCGGAAACGAACAGTTCAACAATTACGCCGGCACATTTGGGTTGCGGCGAGCGTTATAG
- a CDS encoding PKD domain-containing protein has product MSVTHSTLPTCLFICFMILSACGVGENQPPVTTSSSTTPIVVAHAEPHQSVYIGTFVRLDGSKSTNANQTGLTYSWTLEKPANSKATLSDPNIVNPTLTVDVEGTYEATLIVSDAQNASLVSAPAAVLVIASGTNPPPVANAGAERSAFVGLPVVLNGSGSRDPDNNSLTFNWSFSGVPGGSKAALLDHTTVAPSFTPDVDGTYEIRLVVNDGTNDSTPAAMIVTASNKPSPTAVASTTSSVLYFPLNTETIFLDGSHSHTNPSGGELAYAWTFNSPNTGTPALRNPDKPKSSFSPSMNVAATYVAQLTVTETNHPGPQPNFHSDTVSIILGPLAAIKASLLTNPPTSLFTCTLDPCDTATIPVNTPIQLDGGGSGVKPLDYRWRITNPSTGAVLNNPTDEMATFKADTAEPGGTTYSLELEVTDQSPAKNKSVRPFNITVKEGRTIAIDPDPSKPGVPTTVKVSLSPSSTDAALRYTWELTSKPSGSHSVLKDPSPDSTNQSNEFTTDKSGNYIVKLTVRDTSTTPNTISSATTTITANNKPTARIKVSPDPPNVCSTVELRGTSSEDSDGTVASYSWTLTRPDGSNSVLARTDSSTTSFKADKPHEYKVTLVVTDNFGSTDTKKIQFTPEPNRTGETIFNESGLEGMPAKTFLGNTGPKCTACHGPGNNASGHDLSKTDYDERRIKNRVIDLNHTGGKTTLTDPGLTSQISALRQFLNSKLPNCP; this is encoded by the coding sequence ATGAGCGTTACCCATTCGACCCTCCCTACCTGTCTCTTCATCTGTTTCATGATCCTGTCTGCCTGCGGCGTCGGCGAAAATCAGCCGCCGGTCACGACATCGTCAAGCACCACACCTATCGTCGTCGCACACGCGGAGCCGCATCAGAGTGTCTACATTGGCACCTTTGTCAGACTCGACGGCAGCAAGAGCACCAATGCCAATCAGACAGGCCTGACCTACTCCTGGACACTGGAAAAACCGGCAAACAGCAAAGCGACCTTGAGCGACCCAAACATCGTCAATCCGACCTTGACCGTCGATGTCGAGGGGACATACGAAGCCACGCTCATCGTCAGTGATGCGCAAAACGCGAGCTTGGTAAGCGCACCGGCTGCCGTGCTTGTCATCGCGTCCGGAACGAACCCTCCTCCCGTCGCAAACGCGGGGGCGGAACGATCTGCATTTGTTGGACTACCCGTGGTGTTGAATGGAAGCGGAAGCCGCGATCCCGACAATAACTCATTAACCTTCAATTGGAGCTTCTCTGGTGTGCCGGGCGGTAGCAAGGCAGCGCTTTTGGACCATACGACTGTCGCGCCTTCATTTACCCCTGACGTGGACGGAACCTACGAGATCAGATTAGTAGTCAACGATGGCACCAACGACAGCACGCCTGCTGCTATGATAGTCACCGCCTCAAACAAGCCCTCCCCGACTGCAGTGGCAAGCACGACATCTTCTGTGTTGTATTTTCCGCTCAATACGGAAACTATCTTTCTCGATGGCAGTCATAGCCATACGAACCCATCAGGTGGCGAATTAGCTTATGCATGGACGTTCAATTCCCCAAATACTGGCACTCCAGCCTTGCGCAATCCGGATAAGCCTAAAAGTTCTTTTTCGCCATCAATGAACGTTGCAGCAACTTATGTGGCTCAACTCACGGTAACAGAAACCAACCACCCTGGGCCTCAGCCAAATTTTCATAGCGATACAGTCTCAATAATTCTTGGTCCATTGGCAGCGATCAAAGCCTCACTTTTGACTAACCCTCCCACCTCCTTATTCACCTGCACATTGGACCCTTGCGACACAGCAACAATTCCAGTGAACACGCCTATTCAATTGGATGGGGGTGGCAGCGGCGTTAAACCTCTGGACTATCGCTGGAGGATTACCAATCCTTCAACTGGAGCCGTGCTCAACAACCCTACGGATGAGATGGCTACATTCAAGGCTGATACCGCAGAACCCGGTGGCACAACCTACAGTCTTGAACTTGAAGTAACTGATCAATCGCCGGCAAAGAATAAGAGCGTCCGACCCTTTAACATCACTGTAAAAGAAGGCCGCACGATCGCAATCGACCCAGATCCATCAAAACCTGGAGTGCCTACTACAGTGAAAGTATCGTTGTCGCCCAGCAGCACCGACGCAGCGCTTCGATATACCTGGGAACTCACTAGTAAGCCCAGTGGAAGCCATTCGGTTCTTAAAGATCCGTCGCCTGACAGCACTAACCAAAGTAACGAATTCACGACGGATAAGTCGGGGAACTATATCGTCAAGCTGACCGTGAGAGACACCTCCACCACGCCAAACACGATCAGTTCTGCTACTACAACAATCACGGCCAATAATAAACCGACTGCAAGGATTAAGGTATCACCCGATCCACCGAATGTTTGCAGCACTGTCGAGCTGAGGGGAACATCAAGCGAAGACTCTGACGGCACTGTGGCTTCTTACTCATGGACACTCACACGACCGGATGGGAGCAATTCTGTCTTAGCCAGAACTGATTCTTCTACGACCTCATTCAAGGCTGATAAACCGCACGAGTATAAAGTGACGTTGGTCGTCACGGATAACTTCGGGTCAACCGACACGAAAAAAATACAGTTTACGCCCGAGCCCAATCGCACTGGCGAAACAATTTTTAATGAGTCTGGGTTGGAAGGCATGCCCGCAAAAACATTTCTAGGTAACACAGGGCCCAAGTGCACGGCTTGTCACGGCCCGGGCAATAATGCATCGGGCCATGACCTTAGCAAGACGGACTATGATGAACGAAGGATCAAGAACCGAGTAATTGATCTTAACCATACAGGTGGGAAGACAACCTTAACTGATCCCGGCTTAACAAGCCAAATCAGCGCGCTGCGACAATTTCTGAATTCAAAGCTCCCAAATTGTCCTTAA